ATTGTTGTTTCGTGACCACCATGTATTGTTGAGGCCTCCGTAAAGAATCCTACTGGTTTACCGTACATAACATTATCCTTCCAAAGAAGAATAGTCTGATCTAAGAACGTTTTTAATCCTCCAGCCATATTTCCGAATCTAGTAGGAGAGCCCATAATGTATCCATCTGCCCATTTCATGTCATCCAGTGTTGCTTCAGGAATTTCTTTAACTTTGTCTAAAGGAAGTCTTGATTGCATTTCGGCTGGAAGAGTTTCTCTTACTCTTCTGATTCTAACTTCCCCATTTTCTTCTTCTACTCCTTTTGCTATTTCTTTAGCTAATTCTACTATGGATCCATACCCATAAAATAGAACTAAAACATTTGGTTTACACGACATATGATGAAGAGCATTACTCTTTTTAAAAATCTAACTTTACTTTTAGAAATCTAATTTATTCAACTTTATATCAAAACTAGCTAATGTTACCAAGTTCATTATAGAAATTATCAGGCATAGACTTAAATTCTGAAAAAGTAAAATTATTGTAATACTTCTATTAAATAGAGATTTTTTATCTACTCAGACAAATTATTATAAGTTATTTGAAAATTTTATACCTTATTTTCCCATGCTCTTCCCTTATTTTTAACTTTATGCTTGATTTTATTTATTGACAATTGTTAATTAATGTTATATTACTTTTCTTTTAATAGAATGTA
This genomic window from Acidianus manzaensis contains:
- the wrbA gene encoding NAD(P)H:quinone oxidoreductase translates to MSCKPNVLVLFYGYGSIVELAKEIAKGVEEENGEVRIRRVRETLPAEMQSRLPLDKVKEIPEATLDDMKWADGYIMGSPTRFGNMAGGLKTFLDQTILLWKDNVMYGKPVGFFTEASTIHGGHETTILTMSTYAYHFGMIIVPLGYKIPEISQTVSGGGPYGATHLGSKEELDENERTIAKFLGKRVTEVARKIKCCQA